The following are encoded in a window of Lichenicola cladoniae genomic DNA:
- a CDS encoding dipeptide ABC transporter ATP-binding protein has protein sequence MTEPLLRLERLGVSLPAHGGGGRVQVLEELDLDIRPGEMTALVGESGSGKTIAALAAMRLLPRGAATTGRALFEGVDLLVQDERRMRDLRGRIGMVFQNPLSALNPSMTIGAQVAEGHLLHAGGTGRQARARAIELLGEVGVPDPARRLDDYPHQFSGGQRQRVMIAAALACDPRVLIADEPTTGLDPLVARQILALLARLQVSHRLGVLFITHDLSIVEAHADRLCVLYAGRAVEWGAAGRFFAHPRHPYSQALLKAVPRLGQATLQGIPGTLPDPAARPPGCRFAPRCGHRGPPCDDAFPPAIGDEDEAAACLFPQPVPVLAAGHAPAPEMRADLAPLLELQNVSVRYAGAPPSLQDVSLTLRRGECLGIVGESGSGKSTLGRAILHMLRFEGRILLDGQVVADLPVVDRRRARRRIQVVFQDPRESLNPRLRIRETLAEPLRLGGIRDRVRLDREVAGLLDKVGLDRSLATRYPHQISGGQAQRVAVARALAARPEIIVLDEPTSALDVSTQAMLLTLLRDLSRSEHVAYVIISHDLAAVSWLADRIAVLKQGRIVELADTAALIAAPRDEYSAALIATAPRLQGAKR, from the coding sequence TTGACCGAACCGCTGCTTCGGCTCGAGCGGCTGGGCGTCAGCCTCCCGGCGCATGGCGGCGGTGGGCGCGTGCAGGTGCTGGAGGAACTCGATCTCGATATCCGTCCCGGCGAGATGACCGCGCTGGTCGGCGAGAGCGGCTCCGGCAAGACGATCGCGGCGCTGGCGGCCATGCGGCTGCTGCCGCGTGGTGCGGCGACGACCGGGCGGGCGCTGTTCGAGGGCGTCGACCTGCTGGTGCAGGACGAGCGTCGCATGCGCGATCTGCGTGGGCGTATCGGCATGGTGTTCCAGAACCCGCTCTCGGCGCTGAACCCGTCCATGACGATCGGCGCGCAGGTGGCGGAGGGGCATCTCCTGCATGCCGGCGGCACCGGGCGGCAGGCGCGGGCCCGGGCGATCGAGCTGCTGGGCGAAGTGGGCGTGCCGGACCCGGCGCGGCGGCTGGACGATTATCCGCATCAGTTCTCCGGCGGGCAGCGACAGCGGGTGATGATCGCGGCGGCATTGGCCTGCGACCCGAGGGTGCTGATCGCCGACGAGCCGACCACCGGGCTCGACCCGCTGGTCGCGCGGCAGATCCTGGCACTTCTGGCGCGGCTGCAGGTGTCGCACCGGCTCGGGGTGCTGTTCATCACCCACGACCTGTCGATCGTCGAGGCGCATGCGGACCGGTTATGCGTGCTGTATGCAGGGCGCGCGGTCGAGTGGGGCGCGGCCGGGCGGTTTTTTGCGCATCCGCGCCACCCGTACAGCCAGGCGCTGCTGAAGGCGGTTCCACGGCTTGGCCAGGCGACGCTGCAGGGTATCCCGGGCACCCTCCCCGATCCGGCCGCGCGACCGCCCGGTTGCCGGTTCGCGCCGCGGTGCGGGCATCGCGGGCCACCCTGCGACGACGCGTTTCCACCGGCGATCGGGGATGAAGACGAGGCGGCGGCCTGCCTGTTCCCGCAACCGGTTCCGGTGCTTGCCGCCGGGCATGCGCCGGCGCCGGAGATGCGTGCGGATCTGGCGCCGTTGCTGGAGCTGCAGAACGTCAGCGTGAGGTATGCCGGTGCGCCGCCGTCGCTGCAGGACGTTTCGTTGACGCTGCGGCGCGGTGAGTGCCTGGGCATCGTGGGCGAGAGCGGCTCGGGCAAGTCGACGCTGGGGCGGGCGATCCTGCACATGCTGCGGTTCGAGGGACGCATCCTGCTCGACGGACAGGTGGTGGCCGACCTGCCGGTGGTGGATCGGCGCCGGGCGCGGCGGCGCATCCAGGTCGTGTTCCAGGACCCGCGGGAGTCCTTGAACCCACGTTTGCGTATACGCGAAACGCTGGCGGAGCCGTTAAGGCTCGGCGGCATCCGGGATCGCGTGCGGCTCGACCGGGAGGTGGCCGGGCTGCTCGACAAGGTCGGCCTCGATCGCTCGCTGGCGACGCGGTATCCGCACCAGATTTCCGGTGGACAGGCGCAGCGCGTCGCGGTTGCGCGGGCGCTGGCGGCGCGTCCGGAAATCATCGTGCTGGACGAACCGACCTCGGCGCTCGATGTGTCGACGCAGGCGATGCTGTTGACGCTGCTGCGCGATCTCAGCCGCAGCGAACATGTGGCCTACGTGATCATCAGC